One stretch of Salarias fasciatus chromosome 19, fSalaFa1.1, whole genome shotgun sequence DNA includes these proteins:
- the LOC115407125 gene encoding zinc transporter 2-like, whose amino-acid sequence MTGEVIGGYAAHSLAIMTDAAHLLADFGSINISLFSLWISSRPRTQAMTFGWHRAEILGMLLSIASIWAVTAALVFSAAQRITDDDYEIDSGIMLITSGCAVGVNILMVLILHQSGTSHGHGHGFPTSQHHSHSHGNASVKAAFIHVVGDLLQSVGVLLAAIVIHFRPEYKVADPICTFLFSILVLLTTFPVIKDVFRILMQGAPQGLKFSAVKELLRSVRGVTDIHSLHMWSLNMNHSLLSVHVDTEEEADSQKILIKATKLLRSKFGFSSVTIQVECGRTSPDRHETLR is encoded by the exons ATGACCGGGGAGGTGATTG GCGGATACGCCGCCCACAGTCTGGCCATCATGACGGACGCGGCTCATCTCCTCGCAGACTTCGGCAGCATCAACATCagcctcttctctctgtggattTCGTCCAGGCCTCGGACACAAGCCATGACGTTTGGGTGGCATCGAGCAG AGATCCTGGGCATGCTGCTGTCCATCGCCTCCATCTGGGCCGTGACGGCAGCTCTGGTCTTCTCGGCCGCTCAGAGGATCACCGACGACGACTACGAGATCGACAGCGGGATCATGCTCATCACCTCAGGCTGTGCCGTCGGGGTCAACATCCT gaTGGTCCTGATCCTGCATCAGTCTGGCACCTCTCACGGCCACGGCCACGGGTTTCCCACCAGCCAGCATCACTCTCACAGCCACGGCAACGCCAGCGTGAAGGCGGCCTTCATCCACGTCGTGGGAGACCTGCTGCAGAGTGTGGGCGTCCTGCTGGCCGCCATCGTCATTCATTTCAGG CCTGAATACAAAGTAGCAGATCCAATTTGCACCTTCCTGTTCTCGATCCTCGTACTTCTGACGACCTTTCCGGTCATAAAGGACGTCTTCAGGATACTGATGCAAG gagctcctCAGGGTTTGAAGTTCAGCGCTGTGAAAGAGCTGCTGCGATCCGTGAGGGGAGTGACAGACATCCACAGTTTGCACATGTGGAGCCTCAACATGAATCATTCTCTGCTCTCAGTCCACGTCGACACAG AGGAAGAAGCCGATTCCCAGAAGATCCTCATTAAAGCCACAAAGCTCCTGCGCTCCAAGTTCGGTTTTTCCAGCGTTACGATCCAGGTGGAATGCGGCAGGACGTCTCCTGACAGACACGAGACTCTGAGGTGA
- the LOC115406800 gene encoding dnaJ homolog subfamily C member 5-like isoform X1 has protein sequence MEDPNRPQRAMSTTGESLYKLLNLEKGASPEEIKRAYRKLALKYHPDKNPDNPEAAEKFKDINNANSILNDENKRKIYDEYGSMGLYVAEQFGEDMVKYYFLMSKCWFKALVACLGIFTCCCCCCCCCFCCGKCKAAEEEDHFEYMDPDDLEAEIRAHERDGAGDRVIIIQPNSTAATETSGENAPIVIQPHEANGTSGPEAAQMSGEK, from the exons ATGGAGGATCCCAACAGGCCCCAGAGGGCAATGTCAACAACAGGAGAGTCATTGTACAAACTGCTGAACCTGGAGAAAGGAGCCTCACCTGAGGAAATCAAACGAGCTTAcag GAAGTTGGCACTGAAGTATCACCCTGACAAGAACCCAGATAATccagaagctgcagagaaaTTCAAGGACATCAACAATGCAAACTCAATCCTCAATGATGAGAACAAGCGGAAAATCTATGACGAGTATGGATCCATGGGCCTCTACGTGGCCGAGCAGTTTGGGGAAGACATGGTCAAATATTATTTCCTCATGTCCAAGTGTTGGTTTAAG GCCCTGGTGGCGTGTCTTGGGattttcacctgctgctgctgctgctgctgctgctgtttctgctgtggGAAATGCAAAGCAGCAGAAGAGGAGGATCACTTTGAGTACATGGACCCCGACGACCTGGAGGCGGAGATCAGAGCACATGAACGCGATGGAG CAGGAGACCGCGTAATAATTATTCAGCCCAACTCCACTGCTGCCACTGAAACCTCAG GTGAGAACGCGCCGATCGTGATCCAGCCTCACGAAGCCAACGGCACGTCGGGACCGGAAGCCGCCCAGATGTCCGGCGAAAAgtaa
- the LOC115406800 gene encoding dnaJ homolog subfamily C member 5-like isoform X2 has protein sequence MEDPNRPQRAMSTTGESLYKLLNLEKGASPEEIKRAYRKLALKYHPDKNPDNPEAAEKFKDINNANSILNDENKRKIYDEYGSMGLYVAEQFGEDMVKYYFLMSKCWFKALVACLGIFTCCCCCCCCCFCCGKCKAAEEEDHFEYMDPDDLEAEIRAHERDGGDRVIIIQPNSTAATETSGENAPIVIQPHEANGTSGPEAAQMSGEK, from the exons ATGGAGGATCCCAACAGGCCCCAGAGGGCAATGTCAACAACAGGAGAGTCATTGTACAAACTGCTGAACCTGGAGAAAGGAGCCTCACCTGAGGAAATCAAACGAGCTTAcag GAAGTTGGCACTGAAGTATCACCCTGACAAGAACCCAGATAATccagaagctgcagagaaaTTCAAGGACATCAACAATGCAAACTCAATCCTCAATGATGAGAACAAGCGGAAAATCTATGACGAGTATGGATCCATGGGCCTCTACGTGGCCGAGCAGTTTGGGGAAGACATGGTCAAATATTATTTCCTCATGTCCAAGTGTTGGTTTAAG GCCCTGGTGGCGTGTCTTGGGattttcacctgctgctgctgctgctgctgctgctgtttctgctgtggGAAATGCAAAGCAGCAGAAGAGGAGGATCACTTTGAGTACATGGACCCCGACGACCTGGAGGCGGAGATCAGAGCACATGAACGCGATGGAG GAGACCGCGTAATAATTATTCAGCCCAACTCCACTGCTGCCACTGAAACCTCAG GTGAGAACGCGCCGATCGTGATCCAGCCTCACGAAGCCAACGGCACGTCGGGACCGGAAGCCGCCCAGATGTCCGGCGAAAAgtaa
- the tp53i3 gene encoding quinone oxidoreductase PIG3 — MMRAVCVDVPGGPENLLLRTVPRPQLKDGEILINVHAAALNRADLLQRRGLYPPPPGESDIIGLEVAGTVHTLGPGVMSPWRPDDKVMALLSGGGYAEYVAVPEQLVMPVPSNLTLCQAAAIPEAWLTAFQLLDFIAQVKEGEVVLVHAGASGVGTAAVQLIRLFGAVPIVTAGSAEKLKLAEEMGAAAGFNYKKDDFVQGVRDFTQGKGANVILDCVGGSHWEKNVSSLAMDGRWVLYGTMGGRTVDGDLLGKLLSKRGHLLTSLLRSRSLQYKADLVKAFSRTVLPHFSAQPASLRPVIDSTFNLEDVAEAHRHMEANRNLGKIVINLNKQI, encoded by the exons ATGatgcgggcagtgtgtgttgatGTACCTGGAGGACCGGAAAATCTGCTGCTCCGGACTGTTCCCAGACCTCAACTTAAAGATGGAGAAATCCTGATTAATGTTCATGCAGCTGCTCTCAACAGGGCAGATTTACTACAG AGGCGAGGCCTGTACCCTCCTCCCCCCGGTGAGAGTGATATTATCGGCCTGGAGGTCGCTGGTACCGTGCACACACTGGGCCCTGGAGTCATGAGTCCCTGGAGGCCAGACGACAAGGTCATGGCTTTGCTTTCCGGAGGAGGATACGCTGAATATGTAGCTGTACCCGAGCAGCTCGTCATGCCTGTTCCCTCCAATCTGACGCTATGCCAGGCTGCAGCCATTCCAGAGGCCTGGCTCACTGCCTTCCAGCTCCTGGATTTTATAG CTCAGGTGAAGGAGGGTGAGGTGGTGCTGGTCCATGCCGGAGCGAGCGGAGTCGGGACCGCTGCCGTCCAGCTGATCCGTCTGTTTGGTGCCGTGCCCATCGTCACCGCGGGGAGCGCAGAAAAGCTGAAGCTGGCCGAGGAAatgggagcagcagctggattcaACTACAAAAAGGATGACTTTGTGCAGGGAGTCCGTGACTTTACACAAG GTAAGGGAGCAAACGTCATCCTGGACTGCGTTGGTGGGTCACACTGGGAGAAAAATGTGAGTTCATTAGCCATGGATGGAAGGTGGGTGCTGTATGGCACCATGGGAGGCAGGACAGTGGACGGAGATCTGCTTGGAAAACTTCTCTCCAAGCGAGGCCACCTGCTCACCAGCCTCCTCCGATCTCGCAGCCTTCAG TACAAGGCGGACCTGGTGAAGGCTTTCTCCCGCACAGTGTTGCCTCATTTCTCAGCCCAGCCTGCCTCCTTGAGGCCAGTGATTGACAGTACGTTCAACCTGGAGGATGTGGCAGAGGCTCACAGACACATGGAGGCAAACAGAAACTTGGGAAAGATTGTCATTAATTTAAACAAGCAGATTTAG
- the LOC115407126 gene encoding phospholipase B1, membrane-associated-like, whose translation MAGSALLAALFISCTLLTGAVEADARQNGHYAEISQEAESYMPILCSPLPPPSSPSSSVDTVTPAEITAVHTLGAPLSLRTETSRVVSRLAELVSMFNPDVVVGSQTSSQPRSLQEEAQALSRSLSHRETDWKLVLIIIPADLTCICSPHVVADVNIVVQEVEAALQILHDQLHRTFVHMVVWGGHHEQDKCECKRDDKINLGLYKAAFLKTLQDSLSKVAEDPKWHGRTEDFTVLLQSAPVITEPNSDPEDSLSDLNRAAVQLWTNLLQPSAGQVKAVDGRVVTFPCPTQERPFLRTQRNSPSEKEIDPEAETSDHALGIVIPCTERNPSAATPTSVHKLRPADIKVVAAVGDSLTAANGVGANPDNLLQVITQYRGLSWSIGGDENITTVTTLPNILREFNPSLTGFSEGTGGHTEPKSFLNQAVPGAKSGDMVEQVRALVDIMKTDSRIDFNNDWKVITMFIGGNDICDFCMDSVNLSPYNVVNNIRQALDILHSEVPRAIVNLVELLNIVPLRGLHLDSSLECPTWLVGLICPCIVKPKEGSAELEKVHEFNRAYQRGMRDLIDTGNYDTRDNFTVVLQPFFREVFLPLLENGQPDRSYFTPDCFHLSQKAHTLMAQALWNNMLEPVGHKTFTQDFTAGLDLKCPTETDPYFKTAVNSNYTYPDTSPTVPSLTNWGSDFSCVETAPSSSVPTSADRVRPADIKVIGALGDSLTAAFGARATNVLELRTEFRGVSWSIGGDETLETVTTLPNILKKFNPDLKGPSLGEGKTHLGFNMAISGAKIAGIPGQVRTLIDTMKNNSAVDFHNDWKLVTLFIGGNDLCQYCNDRLTLSAKNYSLHMQKSLDLLYEEVPRVIVNVVEILEIEGLRKIKRDSLGCNVIQPFVCPCFLSPGDESPELAEIKRINRQLQDDTQELVYSGRYDGREDFAVVLQPFFRNTVVPVNAEGRPDTDYFSEDCFHFSERGQSDMASALWNNMLEPVGEKQRYNHFRNDRSGLKCPTKEHPYIFTRRNSFTSSTPTPMPPDFTLPPQTSAKPCITECSEPLPIWVSPVVAVAGLLVGCGLSAIFFVCRAKKQKKKTKTMPNSAF comes from the exons ATGGCTGGATCTGCTCTCCTGGCAGCTCTTTTTATATCCTGCACTCTTCTCACAG GTGCTGTTGAAGCTGATGCGCGACAGAATGGACATTATGCAGAAATCTCACAAGAG GCAGAAAGTTACATGCCGATACTCTGCTCGCCGTTGCCGCCCCCCTCGTCCCCATCCTCCTCAG TTGACACAGTCACACCAGCAGAGATTACAGCTGTTCACACACTGGGAGCACCACTTTCACTCAG GACTGAAACATCCAGAGTTGTCAGTAGATTAGCCG AGCTGGTGTCCATGTTTAACCCGGATGTGGTGGTTGGATCTCAGACCTCATCGCAGCCAAG GAGTTTACAGGAGGAAGCTCAAGCCTTGTCTCGCTCCCTTTCACACCGAGAGACAGACTGGAAGCTTGTGCTGATCATCATCCCTGCAGATCTGACATGCATCTGTTCACCACAT GTTGTTGCCGATGTCAATATTGTGGTGCAAGAAGTGGAAGCGGCTCTTCAGATTTTACATGACCAG ctgcaTCGCACTTTCGTTCACATGGTTGTCTGGGGTGGACATCATGAGCAAGACAA GTGTGAATGCAAGAGAGATGACAAAATAAATCTGGGTCTATATAAGGCAGCTTTCCTGAAAACCCTGCAG GACTCTCTCAGTAAAGTGGCGGAAGATCCAAAGTGGCACGGCAGAACCGAAGACTTCACCGTTCTGCTGCAGTCCGCTCCGGTTATCACCGAGCCCAACTCAGATCCA GAGGACTCGCTGTCTGATCTGAACCGGGCAGCTGTTCAGCTGTGGACAAACCTG CTCCAGCCGTCAGCGGGCCAGGTTAAGGCCGTGGACGGCAGAGTCGTCACTTTCCCATGTCCTACCCAG GAGCGACCTTTCCTGAGGACACAGAGAAATTCTCCCAGTGAAAAGGAAATAGATCCTGAGGCCGAAACCTCGGACCAC gcGTTGGGAATAGTGATACCTTGCACGGAGCGGAATCCGTCTGCTGCTACACCCACTTCAG TTCATAAGCTCAGACCTGCAGACATCAAGGTGGTGGCAGCAGTAGGAGACTCTCTGACA GCAGCCAATGGTGTGGGTGCAAACCCAGACAACCTCCTGCAGGTGATTACTCAGTACAGAGGGCTGTCATGGAG cattgGTGGCGATGAAAACATTACCACAGTGACCACCCTGCCAA ACATCCTGAGGGAGTTCAACCCCTCTCTGACTGGATTCTCAGAGGGAACGGGTGGCCATACCGAGCCTAAATCCTTCCTCAATCAGGCTGTTCCGGGAGCAAAGAGTGG TGACATGGTGGAACAGGTGCGCGCTCTGGTGGATATAATGAAGACCGATTCG CGCATCGATTTCAACAATGACTGGAAAGTCATCACCATGTTTATCGGGGGCAATGACATTTGTGATTTCTGTATGGACTCG GTTAACCTCTCACCTTACAATGTGGTCAATAACATCCGCCAAGCTCTGGACATTCTCCACAGTGAG GTGCCTCGTGCTATTGTCAACCTGGTGGAGCTCTTAAACATTGTCCCTCTGCGTGGGCTGCACCTGGACAGCAGTCTGGAATGTCCCACCTGGCTTGTGGG tttgatttgCCCCTGCATCGTGAAGCCAAAGGAGGGGTCCGCTGAACTGGAGAAGGTCCACGAGTTCAACAGAGCTTATCAG CGAGGTATGAGGGACTTAATTGACACGGGAAATTACGACACACGTGATAACTTCACTGTGGTGCTTCAGCCCTTCTTCAGAGAGGTTTTTCTCCCCTTGTTGGAG AACGGCCAGCCAGATCGCTCTTACTTCACCCCGGACTGTTTCCATCTCAGTCAGAAAGCTCACACCCTCATGGCTCAAGCTCTGTGGAACAACATG CTGGAGCCAGTAGGCCATAAAACCTTCACACAAGACTTCACAGCTGGCCTTGATCTGAAGTGTCCCACTGAG ACTGATCCATATTTCAAGACTGCTGTCAACAGCAACTACACATATCCAGACACTTCGCCCACTGTCCCTTCTCTCACA AACTGGGGGAGTGACTTTTCCTGTGTTGAGACGGCTCCATCCAGCTCTGTACCCACTTCAG CTGACAGAGTTCGACCTGCCGACATCAAGGTGATCGGCGCTCTTGGAGACTCGCTCACT GCAGCTTTTGGTGCGAGGGCAACGAATGTACTGGAACTGAGAACTGAGTTCAGAGGCGTGTCATGGAG CATCGGAGGGGATGAAACTCTGGAGACTGTCACAACATTGCCGA ATATACTCAAGAAATTCAATCCTGATCTCAAAGGACCATCATTAGGAGAAGGAAAAACGCATCTTGGTTTCAACATGGCCATATCAGGAGCTAAAATTGC AGGCATCCCAGGCCAGGTTCGAACTCTGATCGACACCATGAAAAACAACTCT GCGGTGGATTTTCACAACGACTGGAAGCTGGTGACCCTCTTCATCGGAGGCAATGACCTGTGTCAGTACTGCAATGATCGG ttgaCTTTATCAGCTAAGAACTACAGCCTTCATATGCAGAAAAGCCTGGATTTGTTATACGAAGAG GTTCCCAGAGTGATCGTCAATGTTGTGGAGATCTTGGAGATTGAAGGCCTTCGCAAGATCAAAAGAGACAGTCTCGGGTGCAACGTCATACAACC GTTTGTCTGTCCGTGCTTTTTGTCGCCAGGAGATGAATCACCAGAGCTGGCTGAAATAAAACGGATCAACCGGCAGCTGCAG GATGATACTCAGGAGCTGGTGTATAGCGGCCGGTACGACGGCAGGGAGGACTTTGCTGTGGTCCTTCAGCCGTTTTTCAGAAACACCGTCGTCCCTGTGAATGCT GAAGGCAGACCTGACACCGACTACTTCTCTGAGGACTGTTTCCACTTCAGCGAGCGGGGGCAATCAGACATGGCCTCGGCTCTGTGGAACAACATG ctggAGCCAGTCGGTGAAAAACAGCGATACAATCATTTTAGAAATGACAGAAGTGGCCTCAAGTGCCCTACTAAG GAGCATCCTTATATCTTCACAAGAAGGAACAGCTTTACCAGCTCCACCCCGACGCCCATGCCCCCCGACTTCACCCTCCCACCGCAGACCTCAGCCAAGCCCTGCATCACAGAATGCTCAGAGCCTTTGCCGATATGGGTCTCACCTGTCGTGGCAGTGGCCGGCCTTCTGGTCGGCTGCGGCTTGAGCGCGATCTTCTTCGTCTGCAGagcaaagaaacagaagaagaagacgaagacgaTGCCAAATTCAGCGttttga